In Lotus japonicus ecotype B-129 chromosome 5, LjGifu_v1.2, one genomic interval encodes:
- the LOC130718085 gene encoding uncharacterized protein LOC130718085, whose amino-acid sequence MGCIVSSQKDSGGNRRKPGSIGEVSVNVPGLRIPKPVDFAHSLGDCLSKSLVERLSALRTRIVVMAGQEGPTITRTKRKSATQHGGSTLADLLQALEDYLPVLLGLVKDGSHLQFKVQFVWVNQEDDAEETAMSNAWYEVLSVLHLMAMLLLSQANLLLLPRTSSDGYQPKVTEENRRASVDIFLKSAGYLDCAVKHVLPQLPEELRRNLPVDLAEGVLRALCLQALGQGVDIQLGMAIDSAKATLAVKRRLACEMVKYWQQAQDNIMNLPLANGWGKKHILYVKWKHVEAKSAAYYYHGMILDEGNTEKSQGMAVAALEAADDYFKESKKLCEAFNVAPPLSRNPPLWGTMKYLSEKIPKDTSSKVRVNRDLYSHERIMETAPTLPDFALALKPDEYQLPPVSPSWTENVKGGLTGAANHLKG is encoded by the exons ATGGGGTGCATTGTGTCCTCTCAAAAGGATTCTGGGGGAAATAGAAGGAAGCCAGGGAGTATTGGAGAAGTTTCTGTAAATGTTCCCGGTCTAAGAATTCCTAAACCTGTTGATTTTGCTCACTCACTTGGTGACTGCTTGTCCAAGAGTTTAGTGGAACGCCTATCAGCACTTAGAACTCGTATAGTTGTAATGGCCGGCCAAGAAGGTCCTACAATTacaagaacaaaaagaaaaagtgcCACCCAGCATG GTGGTTCAACACTGGCTGATCTTCTGCAAGCTCTTGAAGACTACTTGCCAGTACTTTTGGGATTAGTCAAAGATG GAAGCCATTTGCAATTCAAAGTACAATTTGTTTGGGTGAATCAGGAGGATGATGCAGAG GAAACAGCTATGTCTAATGCTTGGTACGAAGTGTTGTCAGTTTTGCACTTGATGGCAATGCTATTGTTATCACAGGCTAATTTATTACTTCTTCCAAGAACATCCTCTGATGGTTATCAGCCAAAAGTAACAGAAG AAAACAGACGAGCTTCTGTTGATATCTTCTTAAAGTCAGCTGGGTATCTGGACTGTGCTGTCAAGCATGTTCTCCCACAGTTGCCTGAAGAGCTCAG GAGAAATTTACCAGTGGACCTTGCAGAAGGAGTTCTTCGAGCACTCTGTCTACAAGCATTGGGACAG GGTGTAGATATCCAACTTGGAATGGCAATTGATAGTGCCAAAGCCACACTTGCTGTGAAGCGTAGACTTGCATGTGAGATGGTGAAATATTGGCAACAG GCTCAAGATAATATAATGAACCTTCCTTTAGCTAATGGTTGGGGGAAGAAACATATACTTTATGTTAAATGGAAACATGTTGAAGCAAAG TCTGCGGCATATTACTATCATGGTATGATTCTTGATGAGGGAAATACAGAGAAATCTCAAGGGATGGCTGTAGCTGCTCTGGAAGCAGCTGACGATTATTTCAAAGAAAGTAAGAAGCTGTGTGAGGCATTCAATGTGGCACCCCCATTATCAAG AAATCCACCACTTTGGGGTACAATGAAATATCTCTCTGAGAAAATTCCTAAGGATACCTCGAGCAAGGTTCGAGTAAACCGTGATCTTTACTCTCATGAGAG AATCATGGAGACAGCACCAACATTGCCTGATTTTGCCTTGGCTTTGAAACCAGATGAGTATCAACTTCCTCCAGTGAGTCCCTCTTGGACCGAAAACGTGAAAGGGGGGCTAACTGGCGCCGCCAACCATCTCAAAGGATGa